The nucleotide sequence CCATCGACTTCCTCGCCGCCCTGCGCGGCGGCGTCGACGTGGCGCGCCGCGACGAGCTGATCGCCCGCTTCGAACTCGACCCGCACCGCGCGGCGCGCACCTACTCCAAGGGCAACCGCCAGAAGGTCGCGATCATCGCCGCATTCTGTTCGCGCAGTAAGCTTTTCGTGCTCGACGAGCCGACGTCAGGCCTCGACCCGCTGATGGAGCGGACCTTCCAGCAGTGCGTCCGCGAGGTGGCCGACACCGGTGCGGCCGTCCTGCTGTCGAGCCACATCCTCGCCGAGGTGGAGAAGCTCTGCGACGACGTCACGATCGTGCGGGCCGGACGCACGGTCCGCGCCGGCACGCTCGACGACATGCGCCACCTGGTGCGCACCACCGTGAGCGTCCGCACGCGGCGACCCGCCACCGCGCTCGAGCACGCGGACTGGGCACACGACTGGCGAACCGACGAGGGCCGGCTGACGTTCTCGGTCGACCGCGACGACCTCGACCGCGCGATGACCGACCTCACCGCACTCGGCATCGACGAACTGACCGTGGCACCCGCCTCGTTGGAGGACCTCTTCCTGCGCGAATACCAAGGCGCTGCACGATGAGCGCCACGGC is from Mycolicibacterium grossiae and encodes:
- a CDS encoding ABC transporter ATP-binding protein, which translates into the protein MSDAEPAVEIAGLRKSFGRTRALDGLDLVVAPGHVTGFLGPNGAGKSTTIRILLGLLRADGGTVRLLGGDPWRDAVALHRRIAYVPGDVTLWPNLTGMQAIDFLAALRGGVDVARRDELIARFELDPHRAARTYSKGNRQKVAIIAAFCSRSKLFVLDEPTSGLDPLMERTFQQCVREVADTGAAVLLSSHILAEVEKLCDDVTIVRAGRTVRAGTLDDMRHLVRTTVSVRTRRPATALEHADWAHDWRTDEGRLTFSVDRDDLDRAMTDLTALGIDELTVAPASLEDLFLREYQGAAR